One stretch of Ooceraea biroi isolate clonal line C1 chromosome 4, Obir_v5.4, whole genome shotgun sequence DNA includes these proteins:
- the LOC105284356 gene encoding dual specificity protein phosphatase Mpk3: protein MPGSDTMEEDLLGPEWLFKQLRSPDGPNKLLILDCRAHSDFSDAHIRGSVPLAIPSIMLRRLAAGKVDLSSTIKCLDLRNRVEVFLYGDENSRGTFVLIGDSTDPAGHQGETIQVLNRRLRNSGGKVVTLVGGFGAFRDRYPEWCEGSQANSECAPGQDNNDGELMGLRSLRISTPPTRSYSDSDSDSTCDSVGPEEDKDFPVEILPHLYLGNAANSEDREALARYRIQYILNVTPDLPNVFESAGSIKYMQIPISDHWSQNLASFFPQAIQFIEEARSSDKGVLVHCLAGVSRSVTITVAYLMHKCSLSLNDAFNLVRSRKSNVAPNFHFMEQLHSFERELRDRGGDRHNSKGNDQRCIGACRPDGPCNCPAPSFLSPIDLGLSPDSGIEFDRWAASTPAE, encoded by the exons ATGCCAGGTAGTGATACGATGGAGGAGGACCTCCTGGGTCCAGAGTGGCTGTTCAAACAGCTCAGATCGCCGGATGGTCCCAACAAGCTTCTCATTCTGGACTGCAGAGCACACTCTGACTTCTCCGATGCTCACATAAGGGGCTCGGTACCCCTGGCCATACCCAGTATCATGCTGCGGAGACTGGCAGCTGGTAAGGTGGACCTCTCGTCCACGATCAAGTGCTTAGATCTGAGAAACAGAGTGGAGGTGTTTCTATATGGCGATGAGAACAGTAGAGGAACATTTGTACTAATCGGTGACTCTACGGATCCTGCAGGCCACCAGGGTGAAACGATACAAGTGCTGAATCGGAGGCTTAGAAACAGCGGAGGCAAAGTTGTCACTTTAGTCG GTGGTTTTGGAGCGTTCAGAGATAGGTACCCAGAATGGTGCGAAGGTAGTCAAGCTAATAGTGAATGTGCCCCAGGTCAGGACAATAACGATGGCGAGCTAATGGGCCTTAGATCCCTTCGGATATCCACTCCACCAACCAGGTCCTATTCGGATTCTGATAGTGACAGCACGTGTGATTCAGTTG GTCCTGAGGAAGACAAAGACTTTCCGGTGGAAATTTTACCTCATTTGTATCTCGGTAACGCGGCTAATAGTGAAGATCGCGAGGCTTTAGCGCGGTATAGGATACAATACATACTCAACGTAACACCGGATTTGCCAAATGTATTTGAAAGCGCTGGTTCGATAAAATACATGCAGATACCGATAAGCGATCACTGGAGCCAGAACTTAGCTAGTTTCTTCCCACAGGCTATTCAGTTTATAG AGGAAGCACGAAGCTCAGACAAGGGAGTACTGGTTCACTGTTTGGCCGGAGTGTCACGCTCCGTCACGATTACCGTGGCTTACCTCATGCACAAGTGCAGCCTCAGCCTGAACGACGCTTTCAACTTAGTACGTAGTAGGAAATCCAACGTCGCGCCAAATTTCCACTTCATGGAACAGTTGCACAGCTTCGAGCGGGAGCTGAGGGATCGAGGGGGCGACCGACACAACAGCAAGGGGAACGACCAGAGATGCATTGGTGCGTGCCGGCCCGATGGGCCTTGCAACTGCCCGGCGCCTAGCTTCCTGAGCCCCATCGATCTGGGCCTCAGTCCTGATTCGGGCATCGAGTTTGACAGGTGGGCAGCGAGTACACCGGCGGAATGA